In Bacteroidota bacterium, one genomic interval encodes:
- a CDS encoding secretion protein Por, with product IRSEQLNQRGAGQFTINANELAPGIYIYALIVDGKAADSKRMIVTE from the coding sequence ATCCGTTCTGAGCAGCTTAACCAGCGCGGTGCCGGTCAGTTTACCATTAATGCCAACGAACTTGCGCCCGGTATTTACATCTATGCACTTATTGTGGATGGCAAAGCCGCCGACAGCAAGCGCATGATTGTGACCGAATAA
- a CDS encoding type IX secretion system membrane protein PorP/SprF, giving the protein MKNGYALLLTAGIFCLPLTTLKAQDPEFSQFYANSLYLNPALAGAKICPNIQTNYRQQWPGISGTYSTFAASYDQYAYKVKGGIGVTVVHDQAGQGSLNTTGVGVVYAPVIPLSHHSSISFGFQAGWWQKAVNWSLLSFGDQIDPRGGFINLTQEIPGQVRVSSFDLAAGAMFSSRAFYAGVATHHILEQNESLLNGTSKLPRKYTAHAGGIIPLGGRNNSESYISPNIMYRQQGDFRRLDLGMYVKNNALVGGLWYRGRDAFIMLIGLDLDNGMRVGYSYDVTVSRLTNASAGAHELSLGWMFKCKKPKKKYRLHVCPSF; this is encoded by the coding sequence ATGAAAAACGGCTATGCTCTCCTCCTTACGGCCGGAATTTTTTGTCTTCCGCTCACTACGCTCAAAGCTCAGGATCCCGAGTTTTCGCAGTTTTATGCCAATTCGCTGTACCTCAATCCGGCGCTGGCGGGAGCAAAAATCTGTCCCAATATCCAAACCAACTACCGGCAGCAGTGGCCCGGCATTTCGGGTACATATTCCACTTTTGCAGCTTCATATGACCAATATGCCTATAAAGTAAAGGGTGGCATTGGTGTAACTGTAGTGCATGATCAGGCCGGGCAAGGCAGCCTCAACACAACCGGAGTAGGTGTGGTGTATGCACCGGTTATTCCGCTCTCGCATCACTCCAGCATCTCGTTTGGCTTTCAGGCGGGCTGGTGGCAGAAAGCAGTAAACTGGAGCCTGCTTAGTTTCGGCGATCAGATTGATCCGCGTGGCGGATTTATTAATCTTACGCAGGAAATACCCGGCCAGGTGCGCGTAAGCAGTTTCGATCTTGCGGCAGGTGCCATGTTTTCGTCGCGTGCTTTTTACGCCGGTGTGGCCACGCATCATATTCTCGAACAAAATGAGTCGCTGCTGAACGGCACCAGTAAACTGCCCCGGAAATATACTGCGCATGCCGGTGGTATTATTCCGCTGGGTGGCCGCAACAACAGTGAGAGTTATATTTCGCCCAACATCATGTATCGTCAGCAGGGCGATTTCCGCCGGCTTGATCTGGGCATGTATGTAAAAAACAATGCGCTGGTGGGTGGTTTATGGTATCGCGGCCGCGATGCATTTATTATGCTCATTGGTCTGGATCTCGATAACGGTATGCGTGTGGGTTACAGTTATGATGTAACTGTATCGCGCCTAACGAATGCTTCTGCCGGAGCGCACGAATTGTCATTAGGCTGGATGTTTAAGTGCAAAAAGCCCAAAAAGAAATACCGCCTGCATGTTTGCCCAAGCTTTTGA